A stretch of the Schistocerca serialis cubense isolate TAMUIC-IGC-003099 chromosome 2, iqSchSeri2.2, whole genome shotgun sequence genome encodes the following:
- the LOC126455973 gene encoding uncharacterized protein LOC126455973 — translation MMYPMNSRRSYGIFGRNHMKFITSIQYRLIYKYSNIVSYDNISFTYINIENRIGGGGASIYGRIFPDESYCISHNRRGVLSMANDGRHTNGSQFIITLQPALWMDYYYVAFGLNPSSSNFINHSFERTKIVNSKSSVKKITSLWICIIFLSPEELSII, via the exons ATGATGTATCCTATGAACTCAAGAAGATCCTATGGAATATTTGGTAGAAATCAcatgaaatttattacttcaatCCAATATCGTTTAAT TTACAAGTACTCAAACATAGTGTCTTATGACAACATCTCTTTCACTTATATAA ATATTGAAAACCGTATTGGAGGAGGTGGTGCATCCATCTATGGGCGTATCTTTCCTGATGAGAGTTACTGCATCTCCCATAATCGCCGTGGAGTGCTCTCTATGGCTAATGATGGGCGGCACACCAATGGATCTCAGTTCATCATCACACTGCAGCCTGCACTCTGGATGGATTACTACTATGTTGCATTTGGGTTAA ATCCCAGCTCAAGTAACTTTATAAATCATAGTTTTGAAAGAACAAAGATTGTTAACTCAAAGTCCAGTGTGAAGAAAATAACATCATTGTGGATATGCATAATATTTCTTAGTCCAGAAGAATTATCAATCATTTGA